CCACACCACTGCAGAGGGAGTTACTTTCCCCAGAGGCACCAATGAAGTCCACTTATGAGCACTCAGGTGGCTGCTacacagctgcagaggaaagagTGAGCCCCACTCAGGCCAGCCTTGCCAATGGGACTGACCTCTCCCTCTGCACATCCCTACAGCAGCCAGTTCCGGCATCCTTCTGGGATCCCAGCATTGTGCCAgtccccccctccccagcagcagcagttctaGATCTGAAGGTTGATGAAAGGGGCAAAGCCAACCACATCCTGCAGCAGAACAAGAGCCCTCTGCAGCGGAGGCTCCACATCCAGCTCCACCCCACGGCTCCGGAGGATGCTCAGGCTGGATTCAGCCACGTTGTGGCAATGCTTGACCTTCAGCGAGCGCAGCTTGGGACAGTACTCAGCCAGGACCCTGCCAAGAAAGACAGCACAGGTAAGTTGCAAGTCAGGACTCCTAAGTTCACCACTCACACTCTTCTTTACTCCCAGCAGCCCAGTGCTTGTGACTGTGCCACACATGCACCAACCTCTGGGGACAGCACCACGGTGGTATGAGATAAAGTCAAGGGACATCCGGATCCCAGACCTATCCTCCATGATATGCTGAGAAATTTGCTGTCAATAGCACATAGTGCTTCCCCTGAAGGGCCTGCTAGTGGCTTCTCTCCCAGGCTAAGCTCTCACTGCTTTCAGCATGAAGAAACATGATTTTCCTCTCTGGTTCTGTCCCTCTCCCCATGCCAGACACCTGCCATCCCCACCCTGGCCCCCCATGTTGCTCAGTACCTGATGGAGTCATTCTTGACTCGTAGACACCCCGTGAGGTCCAagtgctccagctctgggcagcacttGGCAGTCTCCTCAACTGCCACGTCGCCCACGTTGGCATTGACAGCCAGTGACAGAGACTTGAGCCTGCCACACTTCTGCACCAGGTAGCAGATGGCCTCGTCCTTCAGCTGGCGACAGGCCGTCAGGTCCACGGCCTCCAGGGCCTTGCAGTGGTCAGCCAGGCTGCGCAGGGACAGGCTGTCCACCCACTCACAGTGAGCCAGGGAGAGCTGGCGCAGCTGGGGGCAGCTCAGCGAGATGGCCACCAGCGCGTGGCGGCTGAGCTGGGCGCAGCCCTTCAGCTGGATCTGGTGCAGGTGGTGGTTCTGCCCAAtgactgggagcagctcccggTCCGTCAGCCACTCGGAGCAGTTCTGgagtgccagctgctgcagaactTCGTTGTCCTTCAACAGGTTAACAAAAGCGGCCCGAGGGATGGCAGGTCCGATCTGCGTGGGGAACCCAGGAAGAATGAGGCATCCTCCCAGGGTTTGAGATAAGCCTGGTCCCCACCAAATACTCTCTCCCCTTCTCTCTTCTTCTGTGACAATAGTGACCAAAGCCATC
This genomic interval from Ammospiza nelsoni isolate bAmmNel1 chromosome 8, bAmmNel1.pri, whole genome shotgun sequence contains the following:
- the FBXL15 gene encoding F-box/LRR-repeat protein 15, which gives rise to MMSVTPTRGCLLDLPWEDILVPHILCHLPLQQLLSLQRVSKSFQSLIQLYLANMRCFDSSQIGPAIPRAAFVNLLKDNEVLQQLALQNCSEWLTDRELLPVIGQNHHLHQIQLKGCAQLSRHALVAISLSCPQLRQLSLAHCEWVDSLSLRSLADHCKALEAVDLTACRQLKDEAICYLVQKCGRLKSLSLAVNANVGDVAVEETAKCCPELEHLDLTGCLRVKNDSIRVLAEYCPKLRSLKVKHCHNVAESSLSILRSRGVELDVEPPLQRALVLLQDVVGFAPFINLQI